In a genomic window of Candidatus Thermoplasmatota archaeon:
- a CDS encoding DUF835 domain-containing protein, whose translation MTSAGSSAYVIGSEPKPGNVYLVEERRPKVSFELFDQQLSAGYNGLIVTRDFPKKLLSEYGIGDCRMLWLTNLVGDGRINPTAIGILMSQVRNFVEGAKNTVVVLDGLDYLITLNTYDRMLQFMHQLRDTVVTNDCILIVPMDPRTVGQRELALLERCMEPIVPRSEGDVQEESVIGSGEAGVLRLLDAHPR comes from the coding sequence GTGACTTCAGCTGGTAGCTCAGCTTATGTCATTGGTTCTGAGCCTAAGCCAGGCAACGTCTACCTCGTCGAGGAGAGGCGACCCAAGGTAAGCTTCGAGCTTTTCGACCAACAGCTGTCCGCAGGATACAACGGGCTGATCGTCACACGAGATTTCCCGAAGAAGCTCCTGTCCGAGTATGGAATCGGCGATTGCAGAATGCTCTGGCTTACCAACCTTGTTGGCGACGGAAGGATCAACCCGACGGCGATTGGCATCCTGATGAGCCAGGTCAGGAATTTCGTCGAAGGCGCAAAGAATACAGTTGTGGTGTTAGACGGCCTTGATTATCTTATCACGTTGAATACATACGACCGCATGCTCCAGTTCATGCACCAGTTGAGGGACACAGTTGTGACGAACGACTGCATCCTCATTGTCCCAATGGACCCGAGAACCGTCGGCCAGAGGGAGCTAGCGCTGCTCGAGAGGTGCATGGAACCGATTGTACCTCGCTCAGAGGGAGACGTTCAGGAGGAGTCGGTCATCGGCTCGGGCGAAGCGGGTGTTCTGAGGCTCTTGGACGCGCACCCGAGATAG
- a CDS encoding monomethylamine:corrinoid methyltransferase, translating to MVQILDVMEKALNGKPMSETDYQLRVFAPKVQEKVREHKIKFDPSNPIPNDNSLADDIFEAGMELLVDVGAYCTTSGRVISYTEAEIKNALRTAPSKVHFGEGRDRKALVNRKVGDKTPPWCLLGAGGGACSSDRSFLTLVEGYAEIPETNGITTPAITRVGGMRVRPASPLEVMAAQRNAVLAREACNRAGRQGIPIMNSLATAESDIALAAAMHPKFGMRPSDGYMICCMDPMKVDFARLNKVAVALSLGGPIGMCFGPLLGGYSGGPEGTAVSNVAHHMMGILTYQSSWLLPFTIHLKYVASSPRDMLWVISTMGQAVSRNTHLLSLNLNYTTAGPCTPMCLFETSASVTAAVTAGLSIESLGVATNKHEDRTTPVEPRISAEVGHAVAGMKLSDANELVKKLLGKYESKLKAPPLGKSLYECWDPETRRPSKEYKGVIKAYKKSMSALGLELRPEE from the coding sequence GTGGTACAGATCCTAGACGTTATGGAGAAGGCCCTTAACGGCAAGCCAATGAGCGAAACCGATTACCAGCTAAGGGTTTTCGCGCCCAAGGTTCAGGAGAAGGTCAGAGAGCACAAGATCAAGTTCGACCCGAGCAACCCCATCCCGAACGACAACTCGCTGGCAGACGATATCTTTGAGGCCGGGATGGAGCTCCTAGTCGATGTCGGCGCATACTGCACGACCAGCGGACGGGTCATCTCTTACACCGAGGCGGAAATAAAGAACGCCCTTAGGACCGCCCCGTCGAAGGTGCACTTCGGCGAGGGAAGGGACAGAAAAGCCCTCGTCAACAGGAAGGTCGGGGACAAGACACCTCCTTGGTGCCTCCTGGGCGCTGGAGGGGGTGCATGCTCCAGTGACAGATCGTTCCTTACGCTGGTGGAAGGCTACGCGGAGATACCCGAGACAAATGGGATCACCACCCCGGCCATAACGCGTGTCGGGGGTATGAGGGTCAGGCCAGCCTCGCCCCTGGAGGTCATGGCAGCCCAGAGGAATGCGGTGCTCGCCAGAGAGGCGTGCAATAGGGCGGGACGCCAGGGAATACCCATAATGAACTCCCTCGCGACTGCAGAATCCGATATCGCACTGGCTGCGGCCATGCACCCGAAGTTCGGGATGCGCCCATCCGATGGCTACATGATATGCTGCATGGACCCGATGAAGGTCGACTTCGCAAGGTTGAACAAGGTCGCAGTCGCACTGTCGTTGGGCGGTCCGATTGGAATGTGTTTCGGACCTCTTCTGGGAGGATACTCCGGCGGACCCGAAGGGACTGCGGTGTCGAATGTCGCGCACCACATGATGGGAATCCTGACCTACCAGTCGTCATGGCTGCTGCCGTTCACGATTCATCTGAAGTATGTTGCCAGCAGCCCCAGGGACATGCTCTGGGTCATCAGCACGATGGGTCAGGCGGTCTCAAGGAACACTCATCTCCTGAGCCTGAATCTGAACTACACGACAGCTGGACCATGCACTCCGATGTGCCTGTTTGAGACATCGGCGTCAGTGACTGCAGCGGTCACTGCTGGACTCTCTATAGAGTCGCTCGGCGTAGCGACGAACAAGCACGAGGACAGGACGACTCCAGTTGAGCCGAGGATTTCTGCCGAGGTGGGCCACGCAGTGGCTGGCATGAAGCTCTCGGACGCGAACGAACTGGTGAAGAAGCTCCTGGGGAAGTACGAATCGAAGCTGAAAGCGCCTCCGCTGGGCAAGAGCTTGTACGAGTGCTGGGATCCTGAGACTCGCAGGCCGAGCAAGGAGTACAAAGGCGTGATCAAGGCCTACAAGAAGAGCATGTCCGCCCTCGGGCTTGAGCTCAGGCCAGAGGAATAG